In one Zymobacter palmae genomic region, the following are encoded:
- the yidC gene encoding membrane protein insertase YidC: MDVKRIILLIPLAIVAYLLVIKWNEDTPQSQAPQSVLTATQSDAQQPDDVTQAPATASELPAADNARAANSSALVSVNTDVLNVRINPNDGAIVYAALPQQKAQLHGEEPFVLMSTSSSMYYVAQSNVFVDGQYRLTLAADRTDYRLEDGQNQLVVDLHGTLNGVDVIKRFTFTRGDYAVKQDILLNNQNSHAVDARVVNELIRDQSADPTSSSKGIGGIHSYLGAIFSSPNARAQKVSLSNIKDGKFGGITSAEGWAAMSQHYFLAALVPQAQDVVTYKASMDSRQRAHVSYETPDATIQAGQQLDLSAQIYMGPKEKAQLEKVSPYLSKTIDYGWLWFLASPLFWLLTKIHSVIGNWGWSIVLLTCVVKAILLPLSAKAYRSMAKMRKLGPEMARIKEQYGNERQQMSQKMMEFYQKEKINPLGGCLPMVIQMPVFLALYWMLSESIELRHAPFMLWIHDLSAQDPYFILPIIMGISMFLQQMLNPAPPDPMQAKVMRMLPVIFTFFFLWFPAGLVIYWITNNLLSIAQQYFITKQIESKL, translated from the coding sequence ATGGACGTGAAACGCATCATCCTGCTCATTCCACTGGCGATCGTAGCGTACCTGCTCGTCATCAAGTGGAACGAGGACACTCCCCAGTCGCAGGCGCCTCAAAGTGTCCTGACGGCCACCCAGAGCGATGCCCAGCAGCCTGACGACGTGACACAGGCCCCCGCGACCGCCTCCGAACTTCCTGCTGCCGATAACGCCCGCGCGGCCAATTCGTCAGCACTCGTCAGCGTGAACACCGACGTTCTCAACGTTCGGATCAATCCGAACGACGGCGCTATCGTGTACGCCGCTCTGCCGCAGCAGAAAGCCCAGCTGCATGGCGAAGAACCGTTCGTGCTGATGTCGACAAGCAGCTCTATGTACTACGTGGCTCAGTCGAACGTCTTCGTTGATGGCCAGTATCGTCTGACCCTCGCGGCCGACCGCACCGACTACCGCCTTGAAGATGGCCAGAACCAGCTGGTCGTCGATCTGCACGGCACGCTCAACGGCGTAGACGTCATCAAGCGCTTCACGTTCACTCGTGGTGACTATGCCGTGAAGCAGGACATCCTGCTGAACAACCAGAACAGCCACGCGGTCGATGCACGCGTCGTCAACGAGCTGATCCGCGACCAGAGTGCCGATCCGACCAGTTCCAGCAAAGGCATTGGCGGCATCCACTCCTATCTGGGTGCTATCTTCTCGTCTCCTAATGCACGTGCGCAGAAAGTCAGCCTGAGCAACATCAAGGATGGCAAATTCGGCGGCATCACGTCAGCCGAAGGCTGGGCGGCTATGAGCCAGCACTACTTCTTGGCCGCACTGGTTCCGCAGGCGCAGGACGTCGTGACCTACAAAGCGTCGATGGACTCTCGCCAACGCGCTCACGTCAGCTACGAAACGCCGGATGCGACCATCCAAGCGGGCCAGCAGCTCGACCTTTCTGCCCAGATCTACATGGGCCCGAAAGAGAAGGCACAGCTCGAAAAGGTCTCCCCTTACCTGTCGAAGACCATCGACTACGGCTGGCTGTGGTTCCTCGCCTCTCCGCTGTTCTGGCTGCTGACCAAGATCCACAGCGTCATCGGCAACTGGGGCTGGTCCATCGTGCTGCTGACCTGCGTGGTCAAGGCGATCCTGCTGCCGCTGTCTGCGAAAGCGTACCGTTCCATGGCCAAGATGCGTAAGCTCGGTCCGGAAATGGCGCGCATCAAAGAACAGTACGGCAACGAGCGTCAGCAGATGTCCCAGAAGATGATGGAGTTCTACCAGAAAGAGAAGATCAACCCGCTGGGTGGGTGTCTCCCGATGGTCATCCAGATGCCGGTCTTCTTGGCGCTGTACTGGATGCTTTCCGAATCCATCGAACTGCGTCATGCACCGTTCATGCTGTGGATCCATGACCTTTCGGCACAGGACCCGTACTTCATCCTGCCGATCATCATGGGGATCTCCATGTTCCTGCAACAGATGCTGAACCCAGCACCGCCGGACCCGATGCAGGCCAAGGTGATGCGCATGCTGCCGGTCATCTTTACCTTCTTCTTCCTGTGGTTCCCGGCAGGTCTGGTCATCTACTGGATCACCAACAACCTGTTGTCGATTGCCCAGCAGTACTTCATCACGAAGCAGATCGAGAGCAAGCTCTGA